Proteins from one Gibbsiella quercinecans genomic window:
- the putP gene encoding sodium/proline symporter PutP codes for MTMSTPMLVTFLVYIFGMVLIGFFAYRATNNFDDYILGGRSLGSVVTALSAGASDMSGWLLMGLPGAIFLSGISESWIAIGLIIGAYLNWKLVAGRLRVHTEANNNALTLPDYFTSRFEDNSKLLRVISAIVILVFFTIYCASGVVAGARLFESTFGMSYTTALWAGAAATIVYTFVGGFLAVSWTDTVQASLMIFALILTPLMVIFAVGGIDSSMLVIEAKNPANTDMLKGLNVVAIASLMGWGLGYFGQPHILARFMAADSHHTIRSARRISMVWMILCLVGAIAVGFFGIAYFSNNPHQAGNVTQNGEQVFIELAMLLFNPWVAGVLLSAILAAVMSTLSCQLLVCSSAITEDLYKAFLRKKASQRELVWVGRVMVLVVALVSIAMAANPENRVLGLVSYAWAGFGAAFGPVVLISVLWPRMTRNGALAGMLVGAITVLVWKQYGWLDLYEIIPGFLFGCIAIVAVSLLGRAPSAAMTERFAKAEAEFKTV; via the coding sequence ATGACAATGAGCACACCAATGCTGGTGACCTTCCTGGTGTATATCTTTGGGATGGTGCTGATCGGTTTCTTTGCCTACCGGGCGACCAATAACTTCGATGATTATATTTTAGGCGGGCGCAGCCTGGGCAGCGTGGTGACGGCGCTTTCCGCCGGTGCGTCGGATATGAGCGGTTGGCTGCTGATGGGCTTGCCGGGCGCCATTTTCCTGAGCGGCATTTCCGAAAGCTGGATTGCCATCGGCCTGATCATTGGTGCCTATCTGAACTGGAAGCTGGTGGCGGGCAGGCTGCGGGTGCATACCGAGGCCAACAACAATGCGCTGACGCTGCCGGATTATTTCACCAGCCGCTTTGAGGACAACAGCAAGCTGCTGCGGGTGATTTCCGCCATTGTCATTCTGGTCTTTTTTACCATTTACTGTGCCTCCGGCGTGGTAGCCGGCGCCCGGCTGTTCGAAAGTACCTTTGGCATGAGTTACACCACGGCGCTGTGGGCCGGTGCGGCCGCCACCATCGTCTATACCTTCGTGGGCGGTTTCCTGGCGGTGAGCTGGACCGACACCGTGCAGGCCAGCCTGATGATTTTCGCCTTAATTCTGACGCCGCTGATGGTGATCTTTGCCGTCGGCGGGATCGACAGTTCAATGCTGGTGATTGAAGCCAAGAACCCGGCCAACACGGATATGTTGAAAGGGCTGAACGTGGTGGCGATCGCTTCGCTGATGGGCTGGGGGCTGGGCTACTTCGGCCAGCCGCACATCCTGGCGCGCTTTATGGCGGCAGACTCCCACCACACGATCCGCAGCGCCCGCCGTATCAGCATGGTGTGGATGATCCTGTGCCTGGTGGGTGCCATCGCCGTCGGCTTCTTCGGCATCGCTTACTTCTCGAATAACCCGCACCAGGCCGGCAACGTAACGCAAAACGGCGAGCAGGTGTTTATTGAGCTGGCGATGCTGCTGTTCAACCCGTGGGTGGCCGGTGTGTTGCTGTCGGCGATTCTGGCGGCGGTCATGAGCACCCTGAGTTGCCAACTGCTGGTCTGTTCCAGCGCCATTACGGAAGATTTGTACAAAGCCTTCCTGCGCAAAAAGGCCAGCCAACGCGAGCTGGTGTGGGTTGGCCGTGTGATGGTGCTGGTGGTGGCGTTGGTTTCCATCGCGATGGCGGCCAATCCGGAAAACCGTGTGCTGGGGCTGGTGAGCTACGCCTGGGCCGGTTTTGGCGCCGCCTTTGGGCCGGTGGTGCTGATTTCGGTGCTGTGGCCGCGTATGACCCGCAACGGGGCGCTGGCGGGGATGCTGGTGGGCGCTATCACGGTATTGGTCTGGAAACAGTACGGCTGGCTGGATCTGTATGAAATTATTCCAGGATTCCTGTTTGGCTGTATAGCCATCGTGGCGGTCAGCCTGCTGGGCCGTGCACCTTCTGCGGCGATGACCGAACGGTTCGCCAAAGCTGAAGCAGAGTTTAAAACGGTATAA
- the putA gene encoding trifunctional transcriptional regulator/proline dehydrogenase/L-glutamate gamma-semialdehyde dehydrogenase: MGTTTMGVKLDEATRERIKSAAQRIDRTPHWLIKQAIFNYLERLESGADLPELPVSTNSAPQQADDIMQQEVEESHPPFLEFAEQILPQSVTRAAITAAYRRPETETVAMLLEQARLPADQAEATHRLAYRIAEKLRNQKNANGRAGMVQGLLQEFSLSSQEGVALMCLAEALLRIPDKPTRDALIRDKISTGNWHSHLGHSPSLFVNAATWGLLFTGKLVATHNEANLSRSLNRIISKSGEPLIRKGVDMAMRLMGEQFVTGETIAEALANARRLEDKGFRYSYDMLGEAALTEADAQAYLVSYQQAINAIGKASNGRGIYEGPGISIKLSALHPRYSRAQYERVMEELYPRLLALTLMARQYDIGINIDAEEADRLELSLDLLEKLCFEPQLAGWNGIGFVIQAYQKRCPLVIDALIDMATRSRRRLMIRLVKGAYWDSEIKRAQIDGLEGYPVYTRKVYTDVSYLACARKLLAVPNLIYPQFATHNAHTLSAIYHLAGNNYYPGQYEFQCLHGMGEPLYEQVVGKVADGKLNRPCRIYAPVGTHETLLAYLVRRLLENGANTSFVNRIADSSLPLDELVADPVQAVEALAASEGQVGLPHPKIPLPRALYGKQRINSSGLDLSNEHRLASLSSALLTSATQPWHAAPIINAALDLGVEQPVVNPAEPGDIVGYVREASREEVNRALDAANAAGPIWFATPPDERAAVLERAAELMEAQLQSLLGILVREAGKTFANAIAEVREAVDFLRYYAAQVRHDFANDSHRPLGPVVCISPWNFPLAIFTGQVAAALAAGNSVLAKPAEQTPLVAAQAVAILLAAGIPPGVLQLLPGQGDSVGAALVSDPRTRGVMFTGSTEVAGILQRSIAANLDPQGRPTPLIAETGGLNAMIVDSSALTEQVVTDVVASAFDSAGQRCSALRVLCIQEDVAEHTLKMLRGAMAECRMGNPERLSTDIGPVIDAEAKANIENHIQAMRAKGRSVYQAARGNAQEESEWARGTFVKPTLIELDSFGELQKEIFGPVLHVVRFQRENLATLIEEINAAGYGLTLGIHTRIDETIARVTERAKVGNQYVNRNMVGAVVGVQPFGGEGLSGTGPKAGGPLYLYRLLANRPDDAVLRTLNRQDADQPVTTPAQAPWLAAHQALVQWAKAAKLATLVPLAQRYAELSQSGSVRPLPGPTGERNTYTLQPRERVLCLADEEGDALAQLAAVLAAGNRALWPEAELQRTLYRRLPAEVQARIDFSKEWQSDEQWAFDAVIHHGDADQLRTLCEQIAERRGAIVTVQGFARGETNIQLERLWLERSLSVNTAAAGGNASLMTIG; the protein is encoded by the coding sequence ATGGGTACAACCACCATGGGCGTGAAACTTGATGAAGCCACACGCGAACGGATTAAGAGCGCGGCGCAACGTATCGATCGCACGCCACACTGGTTAATCAAACAGGCCATTTTTAACTACCTGGAACGCCTGGAAAGCGGGGCCGATCTCCCTGAGCTGCCGGTATCCACCAACAGTGCTCCGCAGCAAGCGGACGATATTATGCAGCAAGAAGTGGAAGAGTCACACCCGCCTTTTTTGGAATTCGCCGAACAGATTTTGCCGCAATCGGTCACCCGCGCGGCCATTACCGCCGCCTATCGCCGCCCGGAAACAGAAACGGTAGCCATGCTGCTTGAACAGGCGCGTTTGCCGGCCGATCAGGCCGAAGCGACCCACCGCCTGGCCTACCGCATCGCAGAGAAGTTGCGCAACCAGAAAAACGCCAATGGGCGCGCGGGTATGGTGCAGGGGCTGCTGCAAGAGTTTTCCCTTTCATCGCAGGAAGGGGTGGCGCTTATGTGCCTGGCGGAAGCGTTGCTGCGCATCCCCGATAAGCCGACGCGTGATGCGTTGATCCGCGACAAAATCAGCACCGGCAACTGGCACTCACACCTGGGCCACAGCCCTTCCCTGTTTGTCAATGCCGCCACCTGGGGCCTGCTGTTCACCGGCAAGCTGGTTGCCACCCACAACGAGGCCAACCTTTCCCGCTCGCTGAACCGCATCATCAGCAAAAGCGGCGAGCCGTTGATCCGCAAAGGGGTGGATATGGCGATGCGCCTGATGGGCGAACAGTTCGTCACCGGGGAAACCATCGCCGAAGCGCTGGCCAACGCCCGCCGGCTGGAGGACAAAGGCTTCCGCTATTCCTACGATATGCTGGGGGAAGCGGCGCTGACCGAAGCCGACGCGCAGGCGTACCTGGTTTCTTACCAACAGGCGATCAATGCCATCGGCAAAGCCTCTAACGGCCGTGGCATTTATGAAGGGCCGGGGATCTCGATCAAGCTTTCGGCCCTGCATCCGCGCTATAGCCGCGCACAGTATGAGCGCGTGATGGAAGAACTCTATCCACGCCTGCTGGCGCTCACCCTGATGGCGCGCCAGTATGATATCGGCATCAATATTGACGCCGAAGAGGCTGATCGCCTGGAGCTCTCGCTCGATCTGCTGGAAAAACTCTGCTTTGAGCCACAGCTGGCCGGCTGGAACGGCATCGGCTTTGTGATTCAGGCCTACCAGAAGCGCTGCCCGTTGGTGATTGATGCGCTGATTGATATGGCCACCCGCAGCCGCCGGCGCCTGATGATCCGCCTGGTCAAGGGCGCCTACTGGGATAGCGAAATCAAGCGTGCACAGATTGACGGCCTGGAAGGCTACCCGGTGTATACCCGCAAGGTGTATACCGACGTTTCCTACCTGGCCTGCGCGCGCAAACTGCTGGCGGTGCCGAACCTGATCTACCCGCAGTTTGCCACCCATAACGCCCATACCCTCAGCGCCATCTACCATCTGGCCGGCAATAACTACTACCCGGGCCAGTATGAGTTCCAGTGCCTGCACGGCATGGGCGAACCGCTGTACGAACAGGTAGTGGGCAAAGTGGCCGACGGCAAGCTCAACCGGCCGTGCCGCATTTATGCGCCGGTCGGCACCCACGAAACCCTGCTGGCCTATCTGGTGCGCCGCCTGTTGGAAAACGGCGCCAATACGTCGTTCGTTAACCGCATCGCCGACAGCAGCCTGCCGCTTGATGAACTGGTGGCGGATCCGGTGCAGGCGGTTGAAGCGCTGGCGGCCAGCGAAGGCCAGGTTGGCCTGCCGCACCCGAAAATCCCCTTGCCGCGCGCGCTGTATGGTAAACAACGCATCAATTCCAGCGGGCTCGATTTATCGAATGAACACCGGCTGGCATCGCTTTCCAGCGCCCTGCTCACCAGCGCAACCCAACCCTGGCACGCAGCCCCCATCATTAATGCAGCGTTGGATCTCGGCGTTGAGCAACCGGTGGTTAACCCGGCGGAGCCTGGCGATATCGTCGGCTATGTGCGTGAGGCCAGCCGTGAGGAAGTCAACCGTGCGCTGGATGCCGCCAACGCCGCCGGCCCGATCTGGTTTGCCACACCGCCGGACGAGCGCGCCGCCGTGCTGGAACGTGCGGCTGAACTGATGGAAGCACAGTTGCAAAGCCTGCTCGGCATCCTGGTGCGGGAAGCGGGCAAAACCTTTGCCAATGCGATTGCCGAAGTGCGCGAGGCCGTCGATTTCCTGCGTTACTACGCCGCCCAGGTGCGCCACGACTTTGCCAATGACAGCCATCGCCCATTGGGGCCGGTAGTCTGCATCAGCCCATGGAATTTCCCGCTGGCAATTTTCACCGGCCAGGTGGCCGCGGCATTGGCGGCGGGCAACAGCGTGCTGGCTAAACCGGCGGAACAAACGCCGCTGGTGGCCGCACAGGCCGTGGCGATTCTGCTGGCCGCCGGTATTCCGCCGGGCGTCTTGCAACTGTTGCCCGGCCAGGGCGACAGCGTGGGCGCTGCACTGGTTAGCGATCCGCGCACCCGCGGCGTAATGTTCACCGGTTCCACCGAAGTGGCCGGTATTCTGCAACGCAGCATCGCCGCCAACCTGGATCCACAGGGCCGACCAACGCCGCTGATTGCTGAAACCGGCGGCCTGAATGCGATGATCGTCGACTCCTCGGCACTTACCGAACAGGTGGTGACGGATGTCGTCGCCTCCGCCTTCGATAGCGCCGGCCAGCGCTGTTCTGCACTGCGGGTGCTGTGCATTCAGGAAGACGTCGCGGAGCACACCCTGAAAATGCTGCGCGGTGCCATGGCCGAGTGCCGCATGGGCAACCCGGAACGCTTATCAACCGATATCGGCCCGGTGATCGACGCCGAAGCCAAGGCCAACATCGAAAACCATATCCAGGCCATGCGTGCCAAAGGGCGCAGCGTATACCAGGCGGCGCGCGGCAATGCGCAGGAGGAAAGCGAATGGGCGCGCGGCACCTTTGTGAAGCCGACGCTGATTGAATTGGACAGTTTCGGCGAATTGCAAAAAGAAATCTTCGGCCCGGTGCTGCACGTGGTGCGTTTCCAACGCGAAAACCTGGCCACGCTGATCGAGGAGATCAATGCGGCGGGCTATGGCCTAACGCTGGGTATCCATACCCGCATTGATGAAACCATCGCCCGCGTCACTGAACGCGCCAAGGTCGGCAACCAGTACGTTAACCGCAATATGGTCGGCGCCGTGGTCGGCGTGCAACCCTTTGGCGGCGAAGGGCTATCCGGCACCGGGCCAAAGGCTGGCGGGCCGCTGTACCTGTACCGCCTGTTGGCCAACCGCCCGGACGATGCCGTGCTGCGCACCCTGAATCGCCAGGATGCGGATCAACCGGTGACAACCCCGGCGCAGGCCCCATGGCTGGCGGCGCACCAGGCGTTAGTTCAGTGGGCCAAAGCCGCGAAGTTAGCCACGCTGGTTCCCCTGGCGCAGCGTTACGCCGAGTTGAGCCAAAGCGGCAGCGTGCGCCCGTTGCCCGGCCCTACCGGTGAGCGCAACACCTATACTCTGCAGCCGCGTGAACGCGTGCTGTGCCTGGCGGATGAAGAAGGCGATGCTCTGGCCCAGTTGGCCGCCGTGCTGGCCGCCGGCAACCGGGCGCTGTGGCCGGAAGCTGAACTGCAACGCACGCTATACCGCCGCCTACCGGCCGAGGTGCAAGCGCGTATTGATTTCAGCAAGGAATGGCAAAGCGATGAACAGTGGGCGTTTGATGCCGTCATCCACCATGGGGATGCCGATCAGCTCCGCACTCTGTGCGAGCAGATCGCCGAACGCCGTGGCGCTATCGTTACCGTGCAAGGGTTCGCCCGCGGCGAAACCAACATCCAGTTGGAACGCCTGTGGCTCGAGCGCTCGCTCAGCGTCAACACCGCCGCCGCCGGCGGCAATGCCAGCCTGATGACCATCGGCTAA
- the pqqU gene encoding TonB-dependent receptor PqqU — protein MKNISHKKTAAFSAVLIPVLLPASVCFAQDSDDTSAMVVSAKREGLSELSTPAAVGVVNGEQLRDAKPQINLSESLGSVPGVQIQNRQNYAQDLQLSVRGFGARSMYGVRGVRIYVDGIPATMPDGQGQTSNIDLNSAERVEVLRGPFSALYGNASGGMVNVVTETGQQPPRIESGMYFGSDGTWRYGLKATGATGDGTHAGDVNYAVSATRFTTQGYRDHSGAQKNLGNAKLGVRIDDVSTLTLLFNSVDINANDPGGLTEAEWRANPRQAPRADQYNSRKSTKQTQAGLHYERQMSANDDLSVMMYAGIRETTQYQAIPASVQQSSDQHPGGVIDLTRRYQGIDTRWTHRGELGAVPVTLTGGLDYETMTERRKGYENFTVNNGVTELGTLGDLRRNERNLMWSLDPYLQTSWQLTPRLTLDAGVRFSTVNFDSNDFYVTGNNGDDSGSARYHRWLPAASLNYAATPGWNMYVSAGRGFETATINELSYRSGGLSGLNFDLKPSTSETVELGSKTRIGNGLFTAAMFQTNTKNEIVVDESSNGRSSYKNAGQTRRRGLELALDQQFAYDWHLQLAWTLLDARYRDNVCGDSECSADSSVLRGYRMPGIARNMGYASLAWSPPAGWFAGAEVRYMSNIQANDENTAQAPSYTTVALNTGYRYPMGNWLFTVFGRVDNVFDRQYVGSVIVNESNGRYFEPAPGRNWGGGMSVAYSFE, from the coding sequence ATGAAAAATATCTCCCATAAAAAGACGGCGGCGTTTTCTGCCGTTCTTATTCCTGTATTGCTGCCCGCTTCCGTCTGTTTTGCACAGGACAGTGATGACACATCGGCGATGGTAGTGTCGGCAAAGCGTGAAGGCCTTTCTGAACTGTCGACGCCGGCCGCGGTCGGCGTGGTCAACGGCGAACAGCTGCGCGATGCCAAACCGCAGATTAACCTCTCTGAAAGCCTGGGCAGCGTGCCTGGCGTGCAGATCCAGAACCGCCAAAACTATGCGCAAGATTTGCAACTTTCCGTGCGTGGCTTCGGCGCCCGTTCGATGTACGGCGTGCGCGGCGTGCGGATCTATGTCGATGGCATCCCGGCCACCATGCCGGATGGGCAGGGGCAAACGTCGAATATCGATTTAAACTCGGCCGAACGGGTGGAAGTGCTGCGCGGGCCGTTTTCGGCGCTGTACGGTAATGCCTCCGGCGGGATGGTGAACGTGGTCACCGAAACGGGCCAGCAGCCGCCGCGCATTGAATCCGGGATGTATTTCGGCAGCGACGGCACCTGGCGTTATGGGCTTAAAGCGACCGGCGCCACCGGCGATGGCACCCACGCCGGCGATGTGAACTACGCCGTCTCCGCGACGCGCTTTACCACCCAGGGCTACCGCGATCACAGCGGCGCGCAAAAGAACCTGGGCAATGCCAAGCTGGGGGTGCGGATTGATGACGTCAGCACCCTGACGTTGTTGTTCAACAGCGTGGATATCAACGCCAACGATCCCGGCGGCCTGACCGAAGCCGAATGGCGCGCTAACCCACGCCAGGCGCCGCGGGCCGATCAGTACAATTCGCGCAAGAGCACCAAGCAAACCCAGGCCGGGCTGCATTATGAACGCCAGATGAGCGCCAATGACGATCTGAGCGTGATGATGTACGCCGGGATACGCGAAACTACGCAATACCAGGCAATCCCGGCTTCGGTGCAGCAAAGCAGCGATCAGCACCCGGGCGGGGTGATCGATCTCACCCGCCGCTATCAGGGGATTGATACCCGCTGGACGCACCGTGGCGAATTGGGCGCGGTGCCCGTCACCCTGACCGGCGGGTTGGATTATGAAACCATGACGGAACGCCGCAAGGGCTATGAAAACTTTACCGTAAACAATGGCGTGACGGAGTTAGGCACCCTGGGCGATTTGCGCCGCAACGAGCGCAACCTGATGTGGAGCCTGGATCCTTATCTGCAGACCTCCTGGCAGTTAACGCCACGCTTGACGCTGGATGCCGGCGTGCGCTTTAGCACCGTCAATTTCGATTCCAATGATTTTTATGTCACCGGCAACAATGGCGATGACAGCGGCAGCGCGCGCTATCACCGCTGGTTGCCGGCCGCCTCGCTCAACTATGCCGCCACGCCGGGGTGGAATATGTATGTGTCCGCCGGGCGTGGTTTTGAAACGGCGACCATCAACGAGCTCTCTTACCGTTCCGGCGGGCTGTCCGGGCTGAATTTCGATCTGAAGCCGTCAACCAGCGAAACAGTGGAACTGGGCAGCAAAACGCGCATCGGCAATGGCTTGTTCACTGCCGCGATGTTCCAGACCAACACCAAAAATGAAATCGTGGTGGATGAAAGCAGCAACGGCCGCAGCAGCTATAAGAACGCCGGCCAGACGCGGCGGCGTGGCCTTGAGCTGGCGCTGGATCAGCAGTTCGCCTATGACTGGCACCTGCAGTTGGCCTGGACGTTGCTGGACGCCCGCTACCGCGACAATGTCTGTGGCGACAGCGAATGCAGTGCCGACAGCAGTGTGCTGCGCGGTTACCGGATGCCGGGGATCGCACGCAATATGGGCTATGCTTCCCTGGCCTGGTCACCGCCGGCCGGCTGGTTCGCCGGCGCCGAGGTCCGCTATATGAGCAATATCCAGGCCAACGACGAAAATACGGCGCAGGCACCGTCTTATACCACCGTGGCGCTGAATACCGGTTATCGCTATCCGATGGGCAACTGGCTGTTTACCGTCTTTGGCCGGGTGGACAACGTATTTGATCGGCAATACGTCGGTTCTGTGATTGTAAATGAAAGCAATGGGCGCTATTTCGAACCGGCGCCGGGCAGAAATTGGGGCGGCGGTATGAGCGTTGCCTATTCTTTTGAATAA